In Rutidosis leptorrhynchoides isolate AG116_Rl617_1_P2 chromosome 2, CSIRO_AGI_Rlap_v1, whole genome shotgun sequence, one genomic interval encodes:
- the LOC139894603 gene encoding lysine-specific demethylase JMJ27-like isoform X5, which translates to MGKTGLTDNVDDEGGFVIEEQSKNGVFVENKRNCLDENVILEAEMGKTGLTDNVDTEGGFVIEEQRKNGVFVENNRNCLDENVTLEAEMGKTIVDDDKGDVVIEENDVFGKNKRNFLDENVIHEAQMGKIIANKVIDDKMDVVIEENDEFVKNKRSCHDENVNFEAEIDNDVDAQEGSVIQENGVIVKRRQRNHGNRPEVNDRLIVVGLHCNRTKFRSIYKTNRHLDNKKRKLFETLSCEPTIVCEVPVVESSCGEKDEIHVVESTNEIKIGENGVQSVVSQSENIVDEQASGQNENPIDESGNCVSVHDVNMNSEQIIKKRKRKKKDSFVDNGQNENSIDRLDCKQSGNDVSIEDVNTNSEQSLKKRKRKKKDSDGDNGVSIKDGVKKHRGRPLGAKDKKKRKRKFSKKVESENMVDEQANGQNGQSEKPVDRLDSKDSGNVISIKDGLKRHCGRPKGVKNKKKTEKEIGQSVVSQSQNVVDEHASSQVDGLDSKGLANGVSIKDGVKKGRGRPKGVKNKKKEKEIGQSVVGQSQNVIDEHASGPVDRLDSKESGDVEQDQNHTCEPSNGSLRIEGETVDDEHGIMEDENRASEPAKRKRDRRRRSTEGSLNRKPRLQKPRTIVAGEILTYSDVTGCNDSRVKTGDDIIIRKTRSGSKGRSQEVNGEILVPSDSKIEKGESNAGVSGSFMCHQCRKVYNKKVISCSNCKRRRYCYGCIANWYPERTKKELKVACSYCRGNCNCRTCLLANVVVKATHKEANEDIRLQRSLYLLTKTLPLLRLLKDEQRSELIVEAGIRGVELTEEDVPKASFDEDDRVYCDNCNTSIVNFHRSCPDPNCSYDICISCCRELRDGIQPGGAEAESSLQQFLENSQIQGTDQTGQYLSWKADFKTDTFIADNSIEFPIWKANVNGSVTCPPKARGGCGNGTLELKRMFEANWVDQLVEKAETLTNTFQMVNVDFGGQCTVCCSKENRDVLRKSASRKGSYGNFLYCPDAIDLEDDDFEHFQMHWGKGEPVVVRNVEKKTCGLSWEPRVMMRAFRNAKIKLKEENRSVKAIDCLDLCEVEIHLNHFFRGYVEGRRHQNGWPEMLKLKDWPPANTFDECLPRHCAEFIAMLPFSDYTHPRSGLLNLATKLPDGYPRPDLGPKSYIAYGFPEELGRGDSVTRLHCDISDAVNILIHTRKEKVSSRELKVIDKLRKQYKDEDTSVIFDTQHESLSTLKTESPNDLVDSLCVQKDDVDGNEYLKIEDVRFEEISNGSEDKMSALSDPLTLRRCESNRDELDFNLSCPEGSKPSASVAGKTEPEEDIAQSDDDDGSDVEYGGAVWDIFRRQDVPKLIDYINKHKKEFRGINNAPVTSVVHPIHDQTFYFDTKHKKQLKEEYGVEPWTFEQYLGEAVFIPAGCPHQVRNRQSCIKVALDFVSPDNVEECIRLTEEFRLLPKTHRSKEDKLEVKKMGLYAASVVIDEASKLILKHDSQPQPDPDPPEDQEPPKDEANKNLELEDKPMEDVESKDLS; encoded by the exons ATGGGAAAAACAGGTTTAACTGATAATGTTGATGATGAAGGGGGTTTTGTAATTGAAGAGCAGAGCAAAAATGGTGTTTTTGTTGAAAATAAGAGGAATTGCCTTGATGAAAATGTAATTCTTGAAGCTGAAATGGGAAAAACTGGTTTAACTGATAATGTTGATACTGAAGGGGGTTTTGTAATTGAAGAGCAGCGCAAAAATGGTGTTTTTGTTGAGAATAATAGGAATTGCCTTGATGAAAATGTAACTCTTGAAGCTGAAATGGGTAAAACTATTGTCGATGATGATAAAGGGGATGTTGTAATTGAAGAAAATGATGTTTTCGGTAAGAATAAGAGGAATTTCCTTGATGAAAATGTAATTCATGAAGCTCAAATGGGTAAAATTATTGCCAATAAAGTTATTGATGATAAAATGGATGTTGTAATTGAAGAAAATGACGAATTTGTTAAGAATAAGAGGAGTTGCCATGATGAAAATGTAAATTTCGAAGCTGAAATAGATAATGATGTTGATGCTCAAGAGGGTTCTGTAATTCAAGAAAATGGTGTTATTGTTAAGAGGAGGCAGAGGAATCATGGTAATAGACCAGAGGTAAATGACAGGCTGATAGTTGTTGGTCTGCATTGTAATAGGACTAAATTCCGTTCGATTTACAAGACAAATAGGCATTTGGATAACAAAAAGCGGAAGCTTTTTGAAACTTTATCTTGTGAACCAACAATCGTTTGTGAAGTTCCAGTTGTGGAATCTAGTTGTGGTGAAAAAGATGAGATTCATGTAGTTGAATCCACTAATGAAATCAAAATAGGTGAAAACGGTGTTCAAAGTGTGGTTAGTCAAAGTGAAAACATTGTTGATGAACAAGCTAGTGGTCAAAATGAGAATCCAATTGATGAATCGGGTAATTGTGTTAGTGTTCATGATGTTAATATGAATTCAGAACAGATTATAAAGAAGAGAAAAAGGAAGAAAAAGGATAGTTTTGTTGATAATGGTCAAAATGAGAATTCAATTGATAGATTGGATTGTAAGCAATCAGGTAATGATGTTAGTATTGAAGATGTTAATACGAATTCGGAACAGAGTTTAAAGAAGagaaagaggaagaaaaaagacaGTGATGGTGATAATGGTGTTAGTATTAAAGACGGTGTAAAAAAACATCGTGGTCGACCGTTAGGTGCTAAGGACAAGAAGAAAAGGAAACGAAAATTTTCAAAAAAAGTTGAAAGTGAAAACATGGTTGATGAACAAGCTAATGGTCAAAATGGTCAAAGTGAGAAACCAGTTGATAGATTGGATTCTAAGGATTCAGGTAATGTTATTAGTATCAAAGATGGTTTAAAAAGACATTGTGGTCGACCAAAGGGTGTGAAAAATAAAAAGAAGACTGAAAAAGAAATTGGTCAAAGTGTGGTTAGTCAAAGTCAAAATGTGGTTGATGAACACGCGAGTAGTCAAGTTGATGGGTTGGATTCTAAGGGATTAGCTAATGGTGTTAGTATCAAAGATGGTGTAAAAAAAGGTCGTGGTCGACCAAAGGGTGTGAAAAATAAAAAGAAGGAAAAAGAAATTGGTCAAAGTGTAGTTGGTCAAAGTCAAAATGTGATTGATGAACACGCGAGTGGTCCTGTTGATAGATTAGATTCCAAGGAATCAGGTGATGTTGAACAAGATCAGAATCACACTTGTGAACCTTCAAACGGCTCCTTAAGAATTGAG GGTGAAACTGTAGACGACGAACATGGCATTATGGAAGATGAGAATCGTGCAAGTGAACCTGCCAAAAGAAAACGTGACCGTAGGCGCAGGTCAACAGAAGGTTCTTTAAATCGAAAACCACGGTTACAGAAACCTCGTACAATTGTAGCTGGTGAAATCTTGACTTATTCTGATGTCACGGGATGTAACGATTCACGGGTCAAGACAGGGGATGACATCATCATCCGAAAAACGAGAAGCGGGTCAAAAGGTCGTTCTCAAGAAGTCAACGGGGAGATATTAGTCCCTAGTGATTCTAAAATAGAAAAAGGCGAGTCAAATGCAGGTGTTTCA GGGAGTTTCATGTGTCACCAGTGCCGTAAGGTTTATAATAAAAAGGTTATTTCCTGTTCAAATTGCAAAAGGAGACGCTACTGCTATGGATGCATTGCGAATTG GTACCCTGAGAGAACAAAAAAAGAATTGAAGGTTGCATGTTCATATTGTCGTGGAAATTGCAATTGCAGAACTTGTCTTCTAGCAAATGTGGTCGTAAAG GCTACTCATAAAGAAGCTAATGAGGATATCAGATTACAAAGGTCACTTTATTTGCTTACAAAAACTCTTCCTCTTTTGAGACTTTTAAAAGATGAGCAGAGATCTGAGCTCATAGTCGAAGCTGGCATTCGTG GTGTTGAATTAACCGAAGAAGATGTACCTAAAGCTTCTTTTGATGAAGATGACCGAGTGTATTG TGACAACTGCAATACATCAATAGTGAATTTCCACAGAAGCTGCCCCGACCCAAATTGCTCGTACGATATCTGTATCAGTTGTTGTCGTGAACTCAGAGACGGCATCCAGCCTGGCGGTGCTGAAGCAGAATCTTCTTTACAACAATTTCTTGAAAATTCTCAAATTCAGGGTACGGATCAAACGGGTCAGTATTTATCTTGGAAAGCTGACTTTAAAACCGACACTTTTATAGCCGATAATTCCATCGAATTCCCTATTTGGAAAGCAAACGTAAACGGAAGCGTAACGTGCCCTCCGAAAGCTCGTGGAGGTTGCGGCAACGGAACACTAGAATTGAAAAGAATGTTTGAAGCTAACTGGGTTGACCAACTTGTTGAAAAGGCAGAGACTTTGACCAATACTTTTCAGATGGTCAATGTTGACTTTGGTGGTCAATGTACGGTCTGTTGTAGCAAGGAAAATCGTGATGTTTTAAGGAAATCGGCTTCTAGGAAAGGTAGTTATGGCAATTTTCTTTATTGCCCGGATGCTATTGATTTAGAAGATGATGATTTTGAACATTTTCAAATGCATTGGGGGAAAGGTGAACCTGTTGTGGTTAGAAACGTTGAAAAAAAGACGTGCGGGCTTAGTTGGGAGCCACGGGTCATGATGCGGGCTTTTAGGAATGCTAAAATAAAGTTAAAGGAGGAGAATAGGTCTGTTAAGGCTATCGATTGCTTGGACTTATGCGAG GTTGAGATTCATCTTAACCACTTCTTTAGGGGATACGTAGAAGGTCGTAGACATCAAAACGGTTGGCCCGAAATGTTAAAGCTTAAAGATTGGCCACCCGCAAATACGTTCGACGAGTGTTTACCGAGGCATTGTGCGGAGTTCATCGCAATGCTTCCGTTTAGTGATTATACTCATCCAAGATCGGGCCTTCTTAATCTCGCTACAAAACTTCCCGATGGTTATCCCCGGCCCGATTTGGGCCCGAAATCGTATATCGCGTATGGCTTCCCCGAGGAACTTGGTAGAGGCGATTCGGTTACCCGACTACATTGTGACATTTCTGATGCG GTAAACATATTGATACACACGAGGAAAGAAAAAGTTTCTTCAAGGGAACTTAAAGTTATTGACAAGTTGCGGAAGCAATACAAAGATGAAGATACAAGTGTCATCTTTGATACACAACACGAGTCGTTAAGTACTCTCAAAACCGAATCACCAAATGACCTGGTTGATTCTTTGTGCGTACAAAAAGACGATGTTGATGGGAATGAGTATTTAAAGATTGAAGATGTAAGATTTGAAGAAATTTCAAATGGTAGCGAAGATAAGATGTCGGCTTTGTCGGATCCGTTGACCTTGAGAAGATGCGAGTCAAACAGAGATGAATTGGATTTCAATCTTTCATGCCCTGAAG GTAGCAAACCATCAGCCTCGGTGGCAGGCAAAACAGAACCAGAAGAAGATATTGCgcaaagtgatgatgatgatggttcggACGTTGAATACGGTGGGGCCGTATGGGATATTTTCCGGCGACAAGACGTACCAAAATTGATTGACTACATCAACAAACATAAGAAAGAATTTCGAGGCATAAACAACGCTCCTGTTACATCT GTTGTTCATCCGATCCATGATCAAACTTTTTATTTTGATACAAAGCACAAGAAACAACTGAAGGAGGAGTATG GTGTGGAACCATGGACATTTGAGCAATACCTCGGTGAAGCAGTTTTCATTCCTGCAGGTTGTCCACATCAAGTTAGAAATCGACAG TCATGCATTAAAGTTGCTCTTGACTTTGTGTCACCGGATAACGTTGAGGAATGCATCCGCTTAACAGAAGAGTTTCGATTGCTTCCAAAAACCCATCGATCCAAAGAAGATAAACTGGAG GTGAAGAAGATGGGGTTGTATGCTGCAAGTGTTGTTATTGATGAAGCAAGTAAACTGATTTTGAAACACGA TTCTCAACCGCAACCAGACCCTGATCCTCCCGAAGATCAAGAACCTCCAAAAGATGAAGCAAATAAAAATTTGGAGTTAGAGGACAAACCTATGGAAGATGTTGAGTCAAAAGACTTGAGTTAG